The genomic window CAAGGCGCAGATCTTGGAACTGGAGGGGAGACTGCCGGACTACCTCGTGGCCTGTGTCGGCGGAGGCAGTAACTCGATCGGCTTGTTTCATACCTTCCTTGATGAGCCCGCTGTCCGGATGATCGGGGTAGAGGCAGGCGGTCTGGGCATCGAGACCGGCCGCCATGCGGCCCGATTCGCGACCGGCGAACTGGGCGTCTTGCACGGAACGATGAGTTACATCCTGCAGGATGACGATGGCCAGATTCAGACGACTCATTCGGTCTCTGCCGGACTCGATTATCCGAGCGTCGGTCCGGAGCATAGTTACCTCCGAGACCTCGGGCGGATCGACTTTGTTTCGGCTACCGATGCGGAGGCGCTGGAAGCCTTTCAGCTCCTGAGCGAGCTTGAGGGGCTGATCCCGGCTTTGGAGAGCGCGCATGCCATTGCTCATGTGGGGAAGCTGGCCCCTATGCTCCGAAAGGACGAGATCGTGATCGTGAACCTCTCGGGCCGAGGGGATAAAGACGTGGAGGTTGTGGCCAAGCTGCTAGGGGGCGAGGTGCAAAGATGAATCGTATCGACGAGCGCTTCCGTCAGCTTAGAAAATCAGGAGGCCGGGCACTGATGCCGTACCTGACTGCCGGCGATCCCGGTCTTGACACCACTCGTTCGCTGATCCTGGAGTTCGAGAGGCGAGGGGCGGATCTCATCGAACTCGGCGTCCCCTTCTCCGATCCTTTGGCTGACGGTGTTACCATCCAGCGCGCGTCGCAACGCTCACTGTCGGCCGGCACGACGCTCCCGCGGATCCTCGAGATGGTGAGGGATCTTCGGTCGGACTGCCGGCTGCCGCTGCTCTTGATGAGCTACGTGAATCCGATCTTCCACTTTGGCTATGTTCGGTTTGCCAAGGAGGCTGCAGAGGCCGGCGTCGATGGGCTGATCGTTCCTGATCTTCCTCCCGAAGAGGCGGCCGAGCTGGTTGAGGCAACAGCCGCTCACAACCTTCACACGGTATTTCTGATCGCACCGACCAGCCCGCAACAGCGCATTCGGACGATCACGGCCGCCTCGAAGGGTTTTATCTACTATGTCTCCCTGCGGGGCGTCACGGGGGTTCGTTCCAGGCTCAGCGAGGATCTGGAGGCCAGCATTCGGATGATCAGAGCTGAGACCGACCTGCCGCTTGCGGTGGGGTTTGGCATCTCAACACCGGAGCAGGTGCGGATGGTGTCAAAGCTGGCTGATGGGGTGATCGTAGGAAGCGCCATCGTCTCACTGCTGGAACAGACAGCCGGGAAGTCAGATCAGTTGCAACGAGTTGGGGACTATGTTGCGTCGCTGAAAACCGCGACAATCGGCTAGATATCTACAGTTTTACCTCTTGTAAGTATCTTTTGCTGCTCCCGCTGTAAGATCTCACATTCTCCTTGACAAGCCCCCTGTAACGTCGTAAGAAAGCATTATAGTACTATCTTTCAATGAGGGATTGCGGCAAAATATAGGAAACAGTAATGTTTTCATGGATGAGCCGTCAGAATGAGTTGGTTGGCCTGGATATCGGAACCAGCTCTATCAAGGCCGTGCATCTTCACCGATCAGGTAATGTCTACAAATTAGCCGAGCTTGGCATCGCTCATATCCATCCCGAGACGATTGTAGATGGGATCATCATGGATGCCGCCACAGTCAGCACCGCCATCCGGCAACTCTTCGACAAGCATGACATTGCTATCAAGGACGTGGCTTTTTCTGTTTCGGGCCACTCGGTGATTATTAAAAAGATTAAAGTTCCCACGATGAAGAAGGCAGAACTCCGCGAAGCCATTGTGTGGGAGGCTGAGCAGCACATTCCCTACTCGATCGAGGATGTCAATCTCGACTTCCAGATTCTGAGGGAGGCCGGTCCAAACGAGCAGGAGATGGATGTGTTGCTGGTCGCCGTGAAAAAGGACACCCTCAATGACTATCTCGCCGTGATCTCTGCGTCCGGGCTGAGGGCCGCAGTCGTTGATGTAGACGCCTTTGCAATCGAGAATGCCTTCACGATGTCCACGAAGTTCCAGCCGGGTGAGGTCGTAGCCCTCGTGAACGTGGGAGCGGCTATCACCAATATTAATATCCTTAACGGCGGGATTTCGGATTTTACCAGGGAGAGCCCCCTAGGAGGCAACCGACACACCGAGTCGTTACAGAAGGGCGTAGGCTTAAGCTTCGAACAGGCTGAGGCGTTAAAGAGAGGAGAGGCGATTGAAGGGCATGGCTTCGCGGAAGCGAAGCCTGTGATCGAGATGGCTAATAGCGAGTTAGCCGCAGAGATACGACGCTCTTTTGATTTTTACTACTCGACGAGTCAAAGCCATACGATCCATCGAGTCGTGTTAAGCGGCGGGTGCGCGTCGTTACCAGGCCTGGCGTCCTATCTTTCAAGCGCGCTTGAACTTCCTGTTGAGATCGCCAACCCTTTTCAAAATATCGTTGCCGACCCGAAGAAGTTCGACGCTCAATACCTAGCCTCTATCGCCCCTCAGATGACGGTTGCCGTGGGATTGGCCCTTCGCGAGCCGGAGGATAGTGCCGTATGATCAGGATCAACCTCCTTTCGCCAGAGGCGCGACGAAGAAAGGTTCAAGTACGAGCCCCTCAGGCAGCGATCATAGCCGTGGCGATTCTCGCTGCCGCCGGGATGTGGGGGTACTGGTATTTCGTGAAGCACGACGTGGAACAACTTCGAGCGGATATCGTCGCGGTACGGAGTGAAATCGGGAGGAACCAACAGATCGTCCGATTGGTTGAGCAAGACGCTCGCGATAAGAAACAGCTTCAGGACCGGCTGGCACTCGTTCAGCGATTGGCCGCCGTCCAAGGCAGTGCGGTCCGTCTACTTGATGGGATCAGTCGGGCGTTGCCTGAGGACGGTTGGCTCACCGGAATTAATAAAGTCTCCGGGAGGCTCGTTATTCAGGGCTACGCCTCCTCACACTTTTCCGTCGCGGAATTGATGCTGGCGCTACAACGACTCAAGCCGATCATCAACAGTGTTGAGCTCAACTTTTCCGAACTCGAGTTGTACGAAGGCAGACCGGTTGAACGGTTCGAGATCATCTCAACCTTGTCGGGGTAGGCAGCTCGTTCTACACCTTGTTGATGGACCTGTCCTGAGTGGTTCGGCCGGGCGCACCACGGGCTTAGCCGAAGGAGAGGATCGTGAGACTTCCTTCCATTGCTCTGGCGGCCTACACTGCAAATATCCCCCTCAAGCAAAGGGTG from Candidatus Methylomirabilis sp. includes these protein-coding regions:
- the trpA gene encoding tryptophan synthase subunit alpha is translated as MNRIDERFRQLRKSGGRALMPYLTAGDPGLDTTRSLILEFERRGADLIELGVPFSDPLADGVTIQRASQRSLSAGTTLPRILEMVRDLRSDCRLPLLLMSYVNPIFHFGYVRFAKEAAEAGVDGLIVPDLPPEEAAELVEATAAHNLHTVFLIAPTSPQQRIRTITAASKGFIYYVSLRGVTGVRSRLSEDLEASIRMIRAETDLPLAVGFGISTPEQVRMVSKLADGVIVGSAIVSLLEQTAGKSDQLQRVGDYVASLKTATIG
- the pilM gene encoding type IV pilus assembly protein PilM, producing the protein MSRQNELVGLDIGTSSIKAVHLHRSGNVYKLAELGIAHIHPETIVDGIIMDAATVSTAIRQLFDKHDIAIKDVAFSVSGHSVIIKKIKVPTMKKAELREAIVWEAEQHIPYSIEDVNLDFQILREAGPNEQEMDVLLVAVKKDTLNDYLAVISASGLRAAVVDVDAFAIENAFTMSTKFQPGEVVALVNVGAAITNINILNGGISDFTRESPLGGNRHTESLQKGVGLSFEQAEALKRGEAIEGHGFAEAKPVIEMANSELAAEIRRSFDFYYSTSQSHTIHRVVLSGGCASLPGLASYLSSALELPVEIANPFQNIVADPKKFDAQYLASIAPQMTVAVGLALREPEDSAV
- a CDS encoding PilN domain-containing protein encodes the protein MIRINLLSPEARRRKVQVRAPQAAIIAVAILAAAGMWGYWYFVKHDVEQLRADIVAVRSEIGRNQQIVRLVEQDARDKKQLQDRLALVQRLAAVQGSAVRLLDGISRALPEDGWLTGINKVSGRLVIQGYASSHFSVAELMLALQRLKPIINSVELNFSELELYEGRPVERFEIISTLSG